In one window of Denticeps clupeoides chromosome 2, fDenClu1.1, whole genome shotgun sequence DNA:
- the scd gene encoding acyl-CoA desaturase, producing MNRETHLRHGAATPESQIRDDDFDVTYEEKAGPKPPVRLVWRNLILMGLLHAGAAYGVSLLPSASRYTLVWSAFCFIVSALGVTAGAHRLWSHRSYKASLPLRIFLAIANSMAFQNDIYEWARDHRVHHKFSETDADPHNASRGFFFAHIGWLLVRKHPDVIEKGSKLDLADLKADKVVMLQRRFYKPSVLLMCFFTPMFVPWYFWGESVWVSYFVPALLRYTLALNATWLVNSAAHIWGNRPYDSNINPRENKFVTFSAIGEGFHNYHHTFPYDYSTSEFGWKMNLTTCFIDFMHFVGLATDCRKASREVVMARAKRTGDGSHRSG from the exons ATGAACCGAGAAACGCATCTCAGGCACGGCGCCGCGACGCCGGAGTCCCAGATCCGCGACGATGACTTTGACGTCACGTACGAGGAGAAAGCGGGACCCAAGCCCCCCGTGAGGCTCGTGTGGAGGAACCTGATCCTGATGGGACTGTTGCATGCGGGTGCCGCGTACGGAGTGTCCCTCCTCCCGTCCGCCTCCCGGTACACGCTGGTGTGGT CCGCCTTTTGTTTCATCGTGAGTGCTCTTGGAGTGACCGCGGGGGCACATCGACTTTGGAGTCACAGGTCGTACAAGGCCTCCTTACCTCTGAGGATATTCCTTGCGATCGCCAACTCCATGGCATTCCAG AACGACATCTACGAATGGGCAAGAGACCACCGGGTCCACCACAAGTTCTCCGAGACCGATGCAGACCCCCACAATGCGAGCCGTGGATTCTTCTTTGCACACATTGGCTGGCTGCTGGTGCGCAAGCATCCAGACGTTATTGAGAAGGGGAGCAAGCTGGATCTCGCCGATTTGAAGGCGGATAAAGTTGTCATGTTACAAAGGAG GTTCTACAAGCCCTCTGTTCTCCTCATGTGCTTCTTCACACCCATGTTCGTGCCCTGGTACTTCTGGGGGGAGTCCGTGTGGGTGTCCTACTTTGTCCCAGCTCTGCTGAGGTACACCCTGGCCCTCAATGCCACCTGGCTGGTGAACAGCGCTGCCCACATATGGGGCAACAGGCCATACGACAGCAACATCAACCCCAGAGAGAACAAGTTCGTCACTTTCAGCGCCATAG gTGAAGGTTTCCACAACTACCACCACACCTTTCCCTACGATTATTCCACAAGTGAGTTTGGCTGGAAAATGAACTTGACCACCTGCTTCATTGACTTCATGCATTTTGTGGGACTGGCTACAGACTGCAGAAAGGCTTCTCGTGAAGTGGTGATGGCACGCGCAAAACGCACTGGAGATGGCAGTCATCGGAGTGGCTAA